The following are encoded together in the Thermococcus sibiricus MM 739 genome:
- a CDS encoding 6-carboxytetrahydropterin synthase, with amino-acid sequence MKFKITERKIGWHKEFDSSHFLVLPYESKCLRIHGHTYKVDVEVWGKLNENGMIFDFNHLSNLIKLLDHKMLVSEDWVSVKGDGSVVVEKNGKHLEFPRDEVVILNKPNVTAELIAEWFAERIAEKAGQNIKKIRVKIWEDPRSYAEITLER; translated from the coding sequence ATGAAGTTTAAGATTACTGAGAGAAAAATAGGGTGGCATAAAGAATTTGACAGCTCTCATTTTTTGGTCTTGCCATATGAGAGCAAATGTCTTAGGATTCACGGGCATACTTACAAGGTTGATGTTGAGGTTTGGGGAAAGCTAAACGAGAATGGAATGATTTTTGACTTTAATCACTTAAGCAACCTCATAAAGCTTCTTGATCACAAGATGCTAGTTAGTGAGGATTGGGTGAGTGTTAAAGGAGACGGGAGCGTGGTTGTTGAAAAGAATGGCAAGCATTTAGAGTTCCCTAGGGATGAGGTTGTCATTCTTAACAAACCCAATGTAACCGCTGAACTAATAGCCGAGTGGTTTGCAGAGAGAATAGCTGAAAAAGCCGGGCAAAATATTAAGAAAATCAGAGTAAAAATATGGGAAGATCCAAGGAGTTATGCAGAGATTACTTTAGAACGCTAA
- a CDS encoding PPC domain-containing DNA-binding protein — translation MRFSKGRTFLFRIPEGKEFLNSVTEFAKKHNILIGTISAIGTLRNPKIGYFEEETKQYKVIELEGTYELISAIGNLSLKDNEPFAHIHVSLGDEEGKMFGGHLVEGEVFVAEVVVQELLGELLERKLQENGLALWDVEEF, via the coding sequence ATGAGGTTTTCCAAAGGTAGGACATTCCTCTTTAGAATACCCGAGGGAAAAGAATTCCTAAACTCTGTGACAGAGTTTGCTAAAAAGCACAATATCCTGATTGGCACCATTAGTGCGATAGGCACACTCAGAAATCCGAAGATAGGATATTTTGAAGAAGAGACGAAGCAATACAAAGTTATTGAACTTGAAGGGACTTATGAACTTATTTCTGCTATAGGCAACTTAAGTCTCAAAGACAACGAACCATTTGCCCATATCCACGTGAGCTTGGGTGATGAAGAAGGCAAAATGTTTGGAGGCCACTTGGTGGAAGGTGAAGTTTTCGTTGCAGAAGTGGTTGTTCAAGAACTATTAGGCGAATTGTTGGAGAGGAAACTCCAGGAAAATGGATTAGCATTGTGGGATGTGGAGGAGTTTTAG
- a CDS encoding gamma-glutamyl-gamma-aminobutyrate hydrolase family protein: protein MKAIIGIVASFNWETGALTINDTYVRRVKEVGGIPVAIPPLLEIVDVLEAIDGIILPEGPDIHPKHYGDTLSEKIECLDVERDEFELALVKAALEKDLPILGIGRGAQAINVALGGSLYQDVNEIPKSIQHNWIRNGKFLVHPSTRVHEVRIKQDSMLFEILKENLNLEANGEAFIDVNSFHHQAIKKLGNDIKPVAYAEDGIIEAVEVEGRFAIGVQWWAEYLDEMEPLFKALVDKASEYKKKKSGLDDPAEEITKSFQIHEL from the coding sequence ATGAAGGCGATTATTGGTATTGTTGCATCATTTAACTGGGAAACTGGTGCTCTCACAATAAACGATACTTACGTCAGGAGAGTCAAAGAGGTCGGGGGGATTCCTGTTGCAATCCCACCACTTTTAGAGATAGTAGATGTTTTGGAAGCTATAGATGGTATTATCCTCCCTGAAGGGCCAGATATTCACCCAAAGCACTATGGAGACACACTATCTGAAAAAATAGAGTGCCTTGATGTTGAAAGGGATGAATTTGAGCTGGCATTAGTCAAGGCTGCTTTAGAGAAAGACCTCCCAATATTGGGAATTGGGAGGGGAGCCCAAGCAATAAACGTGGCCCTTGGTGGGAGTCTTTATCAAGATGTTAACGAGATTCCAAAATCCATACAGCATAACTGGATTAGAAACGGAAAGTTTCTGGTCCATCCGTCAACAAGGGTTCATGAGGTGAGAATAAAGCAAGATTCTATGCTTTTTGAAATTCTCAAGGAGAATTTGAATTTAGAGGCTAATGGGGAGGCATTTATAGATGTGAATAGTTTTCATCATCAAGCGATTAAAAAATTGGGCAACGATATAAAACCTGTTGCTTATGCTGAGGATGGCATCATAGAGGCAGTGGAAGTTGAAGGGCGATTTGCCATTGGGGTTCAGTGGTGGGCAGAATATTTGGATGAAATGGAGCCACTTTTTAAGGCTCTTGTAGATAAAGCCTCTGAGTATAAAAAGAAAAAGTCCGGCTTGGATGATCCGGCAGAAGAGATTACAAAGAGCTTTCAAATCCATGAACTGTGA
- a CDS encoding SPL family radical SAM protein, producing MYLRPFDPWRSKLCTCPFKYTLNVYTGCDHACVYCYITSYIPKAFKIRIKENLLPNLERELQRFNKNFIIALSYSSDPYPTIDKDLRITRKVLELFKRYNVRCLILTKSNLFEQDLDLLKNLKCAIGITVTTIDEEKAGLLEPNAPSPQERIKALKKAKKEGIPVYARIDPIIPFYTWKEFDETLEELSFVSHITVSTLKLRPDSWRRMELKFPELMKKLEPLYKRGEKIGGYHYLLKSLRFRILEEARKKIEGRGITFGSCREGYYSYPSCDGSHLVPV from the coding sequence ATGTACTTAAGACCCTTTGATCCATGGAGATCCAAACTCTGCACATGCCCGTTTAAGTATACCCTTAACGTCTATACAGGATGTGATCATGCGTGTGTTTACTGTTACATAACCTCCTACATTCCCAAAGCCTTTAAAATCCGAATAAAAGAGAACCTTCTCCCAAACTTAGAAAGAGAACTCCAAAGATTCAATAAAAACTTCATAATAGCCCTCTCCTATTCTTCCGACCCTTACCCCACAATAGACAAAGATTTGAGAATAACCAGAAAAGTGCTTGAACTTTTTAAGAGATACAATGTCAGATGTCTTATTCTAACAAAATCCAACCTATTTGAACAAGATTTGGATCTTTTAAAGAATTTAAAATGTGCCATTGGAATCACAGTTACAACCATAGATGAAGAAAAAGCAGGTCTTCTAGAGCCTAATGCACCCTCTCCACAAGAGAGAATTAAAGCTCTGAAAAAAGCAAAGAAAGAGGGAATCCCTGTGTATGCCAGAATTGATCCAATAATCCCATTCTACACCTGGAAAGAGTTTGATGAAACGCTTGAAGAGCTGAGTTTTGTATCTCACATAACAGTATCAACATTAAAACTGAGGCCAGATTCATGGAGAAGAATGGAACTAAAATTCCCCGAACTAATGAAGAAGCTTGAGCCACTGTACAAAAGAGGAGAGAAAATTGGAGGTTACCATTACTTACTAAAAAGCTTGAGATTTAGAATCCTGGAAGAAGCACGTAAAAAAATCGAGGGGAGAGGAATAACCTTTGGTTCCTGTAGAGAGGGTTATTATTCATATCCAAGCTGTGATGGCTCCCATCTGGTCCCAGTATAA
- a CDS encoding OsmC family protein, whose amino-acid sequence MKGTVKWMGNEKFEALTEEGGKIIFGENGISPMKTLLLSVAGCTSIDVVMILQKMREPIEGLDVEISGERRDEHPRIYTKIHLHYRIYGDVNEEKVKRAIELSQEKYCSVGAHLKLSGAEVTYSYEIIREKV is encoded by the coding sequence ATGAAGGGGACAGTTAAATGGATGGGCAATGAGAAATTTGAAGCGCTTACTGAAGAGGGTGGAAAAATAATCTTCGGTGAAAATGGCATATCACCAATGAAAACTCTACTCCTAAGCGTTGCGGGGTGCACATCCATAGATGTAGTCATGATACTGCAAAAAATGCGTGAGCCCATAGAGGGCCTGGATGTTGAAATAAGTGGTGAAAGGAGAGACGAGCATCCCAGAATTTATACAAAGATCCACTTACATTACAGGATATATGGAGATGTAAATGAAGAAAAGGTTAAAAGAGCTATAGAGCTTAGTCAAGAGAAATATTGTTCGGTAGGGGCTCATTTGAAGCTTAGCGGGGCTGAAGTAACTTATTCCTATGAAATTATTAGGGAAAAAGTTTAA
- a CDS encoding family 4A encapsulin nanocompartment shell protein has product MRGELIRILGSVEEKANELKLDGFEPDVVLFGKEAYEFLKNQVNQEFGGEDSVSEISGLSIRVVDEFGKDAVVVDSKVLGLGLGGAKRLKVIKD; this is encoded by the coding sequence ATGAGGGGAGAACTTATTAGGATTCTAGGTTCTGTTGAAGAAAAAGCTAATGAACTTAAGTTGGATGGCTTTGAGCCCGATGTTGTCTTGTTTGGGAAGGAGGCTTATGAGTTTTTGAAGAATCAGGTTAATCAAGAGTTTGGAGGAGAAGATTCTGTTTCCGAGATTTCTGGGCTTAGCATAAGAGTAGTGGATGAGTTTGGCAAAGATGCTGTTGTTGTCGACTCAAAAGTCTTGGGTCTTGGCCTTGGAGGGGCCAAAAGGCTTAAAGTGATCAAAGATTGA
- a CDS encoding triphosphoribosyl-dephospho-CoA synthase, protein MDKWEIVKAFTLGSLLEVAIPKPGNVNRYRDFEDLTLYHFLFANTSVIDVLFEATHRGELIREEKLQPEEAKLGELIKKAVGNSKKVQNSNPNFGIITLAIPLTVAFGWANNIELAREKVKLLISASSPYDSIDFYKAIRIANPKGVKKGVTYDVYDDSSFDELVRDNINLKKLAEISSGRELIFKEWLNGYKLSYSTFHRLKELTSSLPLEQATLKMFLEVLANHLDTLIIRKAGLEEAELVKKKAKEVLTEKLDLKEFDKILREKKDSRNPGSLADIMAISLSLLILDGYKFNL, encoded by the coding sequence ATGGACAAGTGGGAGATCGTAAAGGCCTTTACCCTTGGATCTCTGCTTGAAGTCGCAATACCCAAGCCCGGCAACGTAAACAGATATAGAGACTTTGAGGATCTTACCCTCTACCATTTTCTCTTTGCCAACACTTCTGTGATTGATGTCCTCTTTGAAGCCACTCATAGAGGTGAGCTCATAAGAGAGGAAAAACTTCAGCCAGAAGAGGCAAAACTCGGAGAACTTATAAAAAAAGCTGTTGGAAACTCCAAAAAAGTCCAAAATTCAAACCCCAACTTTGGGATAATAACCCTCGCAATTCCCCTCACTGTGGCATTTGGATGGGCGAATAATATCGAACTGGCCCGAGAAAAAGTTAAGCTTCTCATCTCGGCATCCAGCCCGTATGACAGTATAGACTTCTACAAAGCCATAAGAATTGCAAATCCAAAAGGGGTTAAGAAGGGAGTAACGTACGACGTTTACGATGATTCTTCTTTTGATGAGCTTGTAAGAGATAACATAAACCTAAAAAAGCTTGCTGAGATTTCAAGCGGGAGAGAACTCATATTCAAGGAATGGTTGAACGGTTACAAATTGAGCTACTCTACTTTTCATAGACTTAAAGAGTTAACCTCTTCCCTTCCTCTTGAACAGGCCACTTTAAAAATGTTCCTTGAGGTCTTAGCGAACCATTTGGACACTTTAATTATAAGAAAAGCGGGCCTTGAGGAAGCAGAGCTTGTCAAAAAGAAAGCAAAAGAAGTATTAACAGAAAAACTTGATCTTAAGGAATTCGATAAAATCCTGAGAGAAAAGAAAGACTCAAGAAACCCAGGAAGTTTGGCTGATATAATGGCAATCTCCCTGAGTTTGCTTATCTTGGATGGCTATAAATTCAATCTTTGA
- a CDS encoding DUF4097 family beta strand repeat-containing protein: MKRLLGLFLTFLGLLIILKSLRPELYDYLLPYAPYVRRAFWGVILIIAGLYVLIKDKTARTALAVIFILYLVLFLVTPSSYSSWRFSFRDAGEVKEIGDFSASEIAIENIAAKVTIERVPGNTINVLSNLPVEVSDGETLKLSCSECEKYENGKLLIQVGNEVKLVSLTLRNSASDVDLKLGEVASVTLDNVVGDISASGVFSSFIVTDFVGDMEVTLENCPETEIDGYCSQIEIYRGSGDIDIHIPENVKVTPQIEGSLTSVTIDEEFETGEKTLKLTVKSFIGKIVVE; this comes from the coding sequence ATGAAAAGACTCCTCGGTCTCTTTTTAACATTTTTGGGGCTGCTGATCATTTTAAAAAGCCTTAGACCAGAGCTATATGATTACCTCCTCCCCTATGCACCTTACGTTAGAAGAGCTTTCTGGGGAGTAATCCTCATTATCGCAGGCCTATACGTGCTGATCAAAGACAAAACCGCAAGAACTGCTCTAGCAGTAATCTTCATCCTGTACTTAGTGCTGTTTCTTGTAACTCCGAGCTCATATTCTTCATGGAGGTTTTCCTTCAGAGATGCTGGAGAGGTAAAGGAAATCGGTGACTTCAGCGCTTCCGAGATAGCAATAGAAAATATTGCCGCAAAAGTGACCATAGAACGAGTACCAGGAAATACTATAAACGTCCTTAGCAATCTGCCAGTGGAAGTAAGTGATGGCGAAACTTTAAAGCTTTCATGTTCCGAGTGTGAAAAATACGAAAACGGAAAACTCCTAATACAAGTTGGAAACGAGGTTAAACTTGTTTCTTTAACCTTAAGAAACAGTGCGAGTGACGTTGACCTCAAATTGGGAGAGGTTGCATCAGTTACCTTAGACAATGTGGTGGGGGACATCAGTGCCTCTGGGGTATTCAGCTCTTTCATCGTCACAGACTTTGTAGGAGACATGGAAGTGACCCTTGAAAACTGTCCCGAGACAGAGATCGACGGATACTGCTCTCAAATTGAGATATATAGGGGAAGCGGAGATATTGACATCCACATCCCAGAAAACGTTAAGGTAACACCTCAAATTGAAGGCTCTTTAACTTCGGTTACCATTGATGAGGAGTTTGAAACTGGGGAGAAAACATTAAAACTAACAGTCAAAAGCTTCATCGGAAAAATAGTCGTGGAATGA
- a CDS encoding PspC domain-containing protein, which produces METRLKRSKKNKVFLGVLGGIAEYLKIDPTIIRILFILLCLVEPVFILAYFLMAIVMPEEEEETITAEKIPEKVGMLAEEAGEKVEKLVKKAPVVEKKDDTKLFGIALVLLGALLLLKDLIKLPFLGLREIVAVLILVLGLYLVARG; this is translated from the coding sequence GTGGAGACGAGACTCAAGAGGAGTAAAAAGAATAAAGTGTTCTTAGGAGTACTGGGAGGAATTGCAGAATATCTGAAAATTGATCCCACGATAATTAGGATCCTGTTCATACTGCTATGTCTAGTTGAACCAGTGTTTATCCTAGCATATTTCTTGATGGCCATTGTCATGCCAGAAGAAGAGGAAGAAACGATAACCGCAGAAAAGATTCCAGAAAAGGTTGGAATGTTAGCTGAAGAGGCCGGAGAAAAAGTAGAGAAACTTGTCAAAAAAGCCCCGGTAGTTGAGAAGAAAGATGACACGAAGCTTTTTGGAATCGCCCTTGTTCTTTTAGGAGCTCTGTTGCTTTTAAAAGACCTCATTAAACTTCCATTCCTCGGGCTTAGGGAAATTGTGGCCGTCCTTATACTTGTGCTCGGCTTATACTTAGTGGCGAGGGGATGA
- a CDS encoding PspC domain-containing protein, protein MEKKLYRSRKNKIIFGVCGGFAEYFNVDATLVRILFIILLIASVGTAVLLYLLLALVMPEEPEERGETSGDETQEE, encoded by the coding sequence ATGGAAAAAAAGTTGTATAGAAGTAGAAAAAACAAAATAATATTTGGTGTCTGTGGAGGATTTGCAGAGTACTTTAACGTAGATGCAACTCTCGTAAGGATATTGTTCATAATACTCCTCATAGCAAGTGTAGGAACTGCAGTGCTGTTATACCTCCTGCTGGCCCTTGTAATGCCGGAAGAGCCTGAAGAAAGGGGTGAAACAAGTGGAGACGAGACTCAAGAGGAGTAA
- a CDS encoding M67 family metallopeptidase: MKCLFIKHVHLNNILKRAREENIEICGFLVGRDEGEKVFVDYIVFEKNILKSSHEFEIDPLETLKVLESAEKKNKDIVGIFHSHVNFPPYPSQKDLKGMKAWRNVWLIVNNLGQYAAFILKDGGVERIEVKLE, encoded by the coding sequence ATGAAGTGTCTTTTTATAAAACATGTACATCTAAACAACATATTGAAAAGGGCTCGTGAAGAAAATATAGAGATATGTGGATTTTTAGTTGGTAGGGATGAGGGAGAGAAGGTTTTCGTAGACTACATTGTTTTCGAGAAAAATATATTAAAATCTTCTCATGAATTTGAAATAGACCCTTTAGAAACTCTTAAAGTCCTTGAAAGCGCTGAAAAAAAGAATAAAGATATAGTGGGTATCTTTCATTCTCACGTTAATTTTCCGCCCTATCCTTCACAAAAAGATTTGAAGGGAATGAAAGCTTGGCGCAATGTTTGGTTAATAGTGAATAATTTGGGCCAATATGCAGCTTTTATCCTTAAAGATGGAGGAGTTGAAAGAATAGAAGTGAAATTAGAGTGA
- the mobB gene encoding molybdopterin-guanine dinucleotide biosynthesis protein B has product MRAMAFVGFKKSGKTAVVENVAKELKKRGYKVGIAKSMHVNFDKKDSDTWKFKKIADYVVVRAQETDALLFDARDLNSLLSMMPEVDFLLLEGFKDAKHIPKIICAKIEDEVKELNDGLAIGISGIIANKGIEKINGLPVINALKTPEKIADLVEEKGFILPNINCRMCGFDCYKMAKLIVNGEKSVKDCSVLNSKPRVMVKIDGKELPMKDWVQELVEKTIKGMLSAMKSYKEGKIIEIVIKNE; this is encoded by the coding sequence ATGAGGGCCATGGCCTTTGTTGGATTCAAAAAGAGTGGAAAAACTGCAGTGGTTGAGAATGTTGCTAAAGAATTGAAAAAGCGAGGTTACAAGGTTGGAATAGCAAAAAGCATGCACGTCAACTTTGACAAAAAAGATAGCGATACATGGAAATTCAAAAAAATAGCGGATTATGTAGTTGTGAGGGCCCAAGAAACCGATGCGCTCCTTTTTGACGCAAGAGACCTAAATTCCCTCCTTTCAATGATGCCAGAAGTTGATTTCCTCCTTCTAGAAGGATTCAAAGATGCTAAACACATCCCCAAAATAATCTGCGCCAAAATTGAAGATGAAGTCAAGGAACTTAATGATGGTTTGGCCATAGGGATAAGTGGAATCATTGCAAACAAAGGTATAGAAAAGATAAATGGTCTCCCCGTTATCAATGCTCTAAAAACTCCAGAAAAAATCGCCGATTTAGTGGAAGAAAAAGGGTTTATATTGCCGAATATCAACTGTCGTATGTGTGGATTTGACTGCTATAAAATGGCGAAGTTAATTGTAAATGGCGAGAAGAGTGTCAAAGACTGTTCTGTCTTAAACTCAAAGCCCCGAGTAATGGTAAAGATAGATGGAAAAGAGCTTCCAATGAAAGATTGGGTTCAGGAACTTGTAGAAAAAACTATCAAAGGTATGCTTTCTGCTATGAAGAGTTATAAAGAAGGAAAAATCATTGAAATTGTTATAAAAAATGAGTGA
- a CDS encoding LSm family protein: MSEESPPLLEKTLENWKGKKVALAVGGDHSFTGILEEFDEEIILLKNVMDVVGNKGKSLIVKIDDINWIMLLE, translated from the coding sequence ATGAGTGAAGAAAGTCCCCCATTACTTGAAAAAACACTAGAAAATTGGAAGGGGAAAAAGGTTGCCCTTGCAGTTGGAGGAGATCATTCCTTTACAGGAATCCTCGAGGAATTTGATGAAGAGATTATTCTTCTTAAGAACGTTATGGATGTTGTTGGAAATAAAGGAAAGTCTTTGATAGTTAAAATAGACGATATCAACTGGATAATGCTCTTGGAGTGA
- a CDS encoding AIR synthase family protein, whose translation MLPGKVPPEVLEKIVFDRLGVNDERVIMKSGVGIDAAAIDFGDSVLVATSDPITGAEKHIGFYAVNVNANDVATFGAKPKWFLVTILLPENADEELLEKIMEDMHKSAERLGISIVGGHTEVTVGLNRPIVIGTMLGEVKKDQLVTSNGAKPGDVIILTKGAGIEGTSIIATENEEELKKVFGKELVENAKRFLQKISVVKEALIAAKIGVHAMHDPTEGGIANGFHEMADAAGVGFRVYYEKIPIAEETRKLCEHFQLDPLALISSGSLLIAAPPEKAEKVVEAIRRKGIEVAIVGEFLEDNNVKVIVKDGKEIPLKRPETDEIWKLF comes from the coding sequence ATGCTTCCGGGAAAAGTTCCTCCAGAAGTTCTCGAAAAAATCGTCTTTGACCGTTTGGGAGTTAATGACGAGAGAGTTATCATGAAATCTGGTGTGGGAATTGATGCTGCAGCAATCGACTTCGGAGACAGTGTTCTGGTCGCCACAAGTGACCCCATTACCGGGGCTGAGAAGCATATTGGATTTTACGCTGTGAATGTGAATGCAAATGACGTTGCAACTTTTGGGGCCAAACCGAAATGGTTCTTAGTGACAATACTTCTTCCTGAAAATGCAGATGAAGAGCTCCTCGAAAAAATCATGGAAGATATGCATAAAAGTGCTGAAAGGTTAGGTATCTCCATAGTGGGGGGTCACACTGAAGTTACAGTAGGCCTAAACAGGCCAATAGTCATAGGCACGATGCTTGGGGAAGTCAAAAAAGACCAGCTTGTAACTTCAAATGGGGCCAAGCCAGGGGATGTAATAATACTCACAAAAGGGGCTGGAATTGAAGGGACTTCAATAATAGCAACCGAAAATGAAGAAGAACTAAAGAAAGTCTTTGGAAAAGAGCTTGTTGAAAATGCCAAAAGGTTCTTACAAAAGATTAGTGTTGTAAAGGAAGCTCTAATAGCAGCGAAGATCGGAGTTCACGCTATGCATGATCCCACAGAGGGGGGGATTGCAAATGGTTTCCACGAAATGGCCGACGCTGCCGGAGTTGGCTTTAGAGTTTACTATGAGAAAATTCCTATAGCAGAAGAAACCAGAAAGTTGTGCGAACACTTCCAGCTAGATCCACTCGCCCTAATAAGCTCGGGCTCCCTTTTAATTGCAGCGCCACCAGAAAAAGCTGAAAAGGTTGTGGAGGCAATAAGAAGGAAAGGAATCGAAGTTGCAATAGTGGGAGAGTTCTTGGAGGACAATAATGTAAAAGTCATTGTAAAAGATGGAAAAGAAATCCCTCTAAAAAGACCTGAAACGGACGAAATTTGGAAGCTCTTTTAA
- a CDS encoding glycerol kinase 5, protein MDYFLVLDVGTTNIKALAFSQGELVASFEERPKPYYPHPGWVEEDPKEVIEIVYKLLDKAEEELGKPLGVALTNQRSSTVLWDKETGEPLYNMITWQDTRTEDIIEKFSSKFMVRFGNTLGKVLNILSKGLPFIRDTRKGAYIITLAYVQFGTTHSSMHLRWLMENVPEAKKAMEKDSAIFGTVDSWISWNLTGKHVTDYTNASATGLFDPFYLKWSDNITKIVEIPKKILPQVVPNDTPIGEIKDYNVPLLTVIADQQASIYAAGVSKGTTKMTNGTGTFIDINVGEKPLPGALGLYPMVALGTKEHTLYLLEGSVITSGSAVEWLVDVGLIKDYSEISTAFAESENEVIFIPALSGLGTPHIRPNVKGTLFDITRGTKRTDLVKGMIEGIAMRCAEIIDHMESNSRIKIERIIADGGLSKSDEFLQSVADLSSKDIMRPKYLNASAYGAYLLSEAVYSQRDVIASWKPPKIEKIFRPMNKRSEFKKKWKKRLKTVIEAY, encoded by the coding sequence ATGGATTATTTCCTCGTTTTGGATGTGGGAACAACCAATATAAAGGCGTTAGCATTTTCCCAAGGAGAGCTGGTAGCAAGTTTTGAAGAACGCCCTAAACCCTACTACCCCCACCCCGGATGGGTGGAAGAAGACCCCAAGGAGGTCATTGAGATTGTTTACAAACTTCTGGATAAGGCCGAAGAAGAGCTTGGCAAACCCCTAGGCGTTGCACTCACAAACCAACGAAGCAGTACTGTTTTATGGGATAAAGAGACCGGAGAACCATTATATAATATGATTACATGGCAGGATACTAGGACAGAAGATATTATTGAGAAGTTCTCCTCAAAATTCATGGTTAGATTTGGGAATACGCTTGGAAAAGTACTTAATATTCTCTCCAAAGGTCTTCCGTTCATCCGAGATACACGAAAGGGTGCATATATAATTACCCTAGCCTATGTCCAATTTGGAACAACGCATTCATCAATGCACCTTCGGTGGCTTATGGAAAATGTTCCAGAAGCTAAAAAGGCCATGGAGAAAGATTCTGCAATTTTTGGGACAGTTGACTCATGGATTTCATGGAATCTAACTGGAAAACATGTTACAGATTACACCAACGCAAGTGCTACCGGACTCTTTGACCCCTTCTATTTAAAGTGGAGTGATAATATTACTAAAATAGTCGAAATACCAAAGAAAATTCTTCCCCAAGTAGTGCCAAATGATACTCCAATTGGAGAGATCAAAGACTACAATGTTCCCCTACTAACTGTAATAGCAGACCAACAAGCCTCTATTTACGCAGCTGGAGTTTCAAAAGGGACAACAAAAATGACAAATGGAACTGGAACCTTCATCGACATCAATGTTGGTGAAAAGCCTCTCCCAGGAGCTCTTGGCCTCTATCCAATGGTTGCTTTGGGCACAAAAGAACACACTTTATATCTTCTTGAAGGATCTGTAATAACTTCCGGCTCTGCAGTGGAGTGGCTTGTAGATGTGGGCCTTATAAAAGACTATTCTGAGATATCAACTGCCTTTGCAGAGAGTGAAAATGAAGTGATATTCATACCTGCACTTTCTGGTCTTGGCACCCCCCATATCAGGCCAAATGTTAAGGGAACACTCTTTGATATTACAAGAGGGACAAAAAGAACTGACTTAGTCAAAGGGATGATAGAGGGAATAGCCATGAGGTGTGCAGAAATAATTGACCACATGGAATCAAACTCCAGGATAAAGATTGAAAGGATAATAGCCGATGGAGGCCTTTCGAAAAGCGATGAGTTCCTCCAAAGTGTGGCTGACTTATCATCCAAGGATATAATGAGGCCAAAGTATTTAAATGCCTCAGCTTACGGTGCTTATTTGCTTTCGGAAGCTGTTTATTCCCAAAGAGACGTCATAGCCTCGTGGAAACCTCCCAAAATTGAGAAAATTTTCCGACCCATGAATAAAAGAAGCGAATTCAAGAAAAAGTGGAAAAAGAGATTAAAAACTGTGATCGAAGCTTATTGA
- a CDS encoding DUF1667 domain-containing protein: protein MSEKVEILCIRCPKGCMLTVTVRDDEIVVEGNDCPVGEKYGIEEIKNPKRIVTSTVRILNAKYPRLPVRTAEPVPKERIKDVINALKEVVVEAPVKMGQVILKNVGNTGVDVIAERDMERV, encoded by the coding sequence ATGTCGGAGAAAGTTGAGATACTCTGCATAAGATGCCCAAAAGGCTGTATGCTCACGGTAACAGTCAGAGACGACGAAATAGTTGTAGAAGGGAATGACTGCCCAGTAGGGGAAAAATATGGAATTGAAGAAATTAAAAATCCAAAAAGAATAGTAACATCCACCGTTAGGATTCTAAATGCCAAATACCCACGATTACCTGTTAGAACTGCTGAACCAGTACCCAAAGAGAGAATAAAAGATGTTATCAATGCTCTAAAAGAGGTTGTAGTTGAGGCCCCTGTTAAAATGGGCCAGGTGATTCTAAAAAATGTTGGAAACACAGGAGTAGATGTGATTGCTGAAAGAGATATGGAGAGGGTATAA